In Acaryochloris marina S15, a single genomic region encodes these proteins:
- a CDS encoding chlorophyll a/b-binding protein, which translates to MSSSNVPEPDQAPSTELETAPEPGFGWTGYAERINGRFAMVGFMALLLLELITRQDFFTWVGLR; encoded by the coding sequence ATGAGTTCTTCAAACGTCCCGGAGCCGGATCAAGCCCCCTCAACAGAGCTAGAGACCGCCCCTGAACCTGGGTTTGGGTGGACAGGTTATGCAGAGCGAATTAATGGCCGCTTTGCCATGGTGGGGTTTATGGCTCTACTTTTACTAGAACTAATTACCCGCCAAGACTTCTTTACTTGGGTGGGATTGCGCTAA
- a CDS encoding superoxide dismutase: MVYQLPDLPYDYSALEPHISARTLEFHHDKHHAAYVTKCNGMTKDTPMDNMSIEEVIQSAYKDSAKAGLFNNAAQAWNHSFYWNSMKPGGGGLPGGALAAQINTDFGNYDNFKAAFKEAGGTQFGSGWAWLVLENGKLKITKTPNAENPLVHGQTPLLTMDVWEHAYYLDFQNSRPGYIDTFLSSLVNWDFAAQNFAAA, encoded by the coding sequence ATGGTTTACCAACTACCTGACCTGCCCTACGATTACAGCGCTTTAGAACCCCATATTTCTGCCCGAACCCTAGAATTTCACCATGACAAACACCATGCAGCTTATGTGACCAAGTGTAATGGCATGACCAAGGATACTCCGATGGATAATATGTCCATTGAGGAAGTCATCCAGTCTGCCTACAAGGATTCTGCCAAAGCTGGCCTTTTTAATAATGCGGCCCAAGCTTGGAATCACAGCTTTTATTGGAACTCTATGAAGCCCGGCGGCGGTGGTTTGCCCGGTGGCGCATTAGCGGCCCAAATTAATACCGATTTTGGCAACTACGATAACTTTAAGGCTGCTTTTAAGGAAGCTGGTGGAACTCAGTTTGGCAGCGGTTGGGCTTGGCTCGTCCTAGAAAATGGCAAGCTGAAAATCACCAAAACCCCCAATGCTGAGAATCCTTTGGTCCATGGGCAAACCCCTTTGCTCACCATGGATGTTTGGGAACATGCCTATTATCTAGATTTCCAAAACAGCCGTCCTGGCTATATTGATACCTTTCTATCTAGCTTGGTCAACTGGGACTTTGCCGCCCAGAATTTTGCTGCAGCCTAA
- a CDS encoding phytoene/squalene synthase family protein — protein MVQMALESPTDHRQVERFCQEILPQVSRTFALSIRFLPGNLGRAVLCGYLLARIADTIEDDPIATIESKIRLLDKFLVCFDDPARADVFPQAVGTLEGEAAHLHLVENTHLVFALFRSLPAKSQQTLQHWITEMVQGMQKFVKLHAQGIRIKTLEEYQEYCYYVAGTVGYLLTDLWFEHSPSVDFATYHTLRQTCAAFGEGLQTVNILKDIAWDAEHENSIYVPQDALEAHGSSHAKLLDPEFLTQNHAAIKSLVELAWSDLDKAAQYLMEIPRSAIPIRLFCILPLVFAYATLRDITGSTAMLKSGGNIKISRAEVKSLIMVGPFTVLSNFTIRRLIDQVRQQPFLWGNKNTSFKKVA, from the coding sequence ATGGTACAAATGGCCCTGGAGTCTCCCACCGATCATCGGCAAGTTGAACGCTTTTGCCAAGAGATCTTGCCACAAGTCTCTCGCACCTTTGCCTTAAGTATTCGGTTTTTACCCGGCAACTTAGGACGTGCCGTCCTCTGTGGCTACCTACTGGCTAGAATTGCTGACACCATCGAAGATGATCCCATCGCCACCATAGAATCCAAAATCAGACTCTTGGACAAATTTTTAGTCTGCTTCGATGATCCAGCCCGGGCAGATGTTTTTCCCCAAGCGGTCGGAACCCTCGAAGGGGAAGCGGCCCATCTACATCTCGTCGAAAATACCCACCTTGTTTTTGCACTGTTTCGCAGCTTACCCGCCAAATCACAACAGACCCTACAACATTGGATTACAGAAATGGTGCAGGGGATGCAAAAGTTCGTCAAACTGCATGCCCAAGGCATCCGGATTAAGACCCTGGAAGAATATCAAGAATATTGCTACTACGTCGCGGGTACCGTCGGCTATCTGCTCACAGATTTATGGTTTGAGCATTCTCCCAGCGTCGATTTTGCCACTTACCATACCCTGCGGCAGACCTGTGCAGCCTTTGGTGAAGGGCTACAAACCGTCAATATTCTCAAGGATATTGCTTGGGATGCCGAACATGAAAATTCCATCTATGTCCCCCAAGATGCTTTAGAGGCCCATGGCAGCAGTCATGCAAAACTATTGGATCCTGAGTTTCTGACCCAAAATCATGCAGCCATCAAATCTTTGGTAGAACTGGCTTGGTCCGATTTGGATAAAGCAGCCCAATATTTGATGGAGATCCCCCGGTCTGCCATCCCTATTCGACTATTCTGCATCTTGCCCCTGGTGTTTGCCTATGCAACCCTGCGGGATATCACCGGGTCAACCGCAATGCTCAAATCAGGTGGGAATATCAAAATTTCCAGAGCTGAGGTCAAGTCTTTAATCATGGTGGGTCCCTTCACGGTCTTGAGTAACTTCACCATCCGCCGACTCATTGACCAAGTCCGCCAGCAACCTTTCCTCTGGGGCAATAAGAACACCTCGTTCAAGAAAGTGGCTTAG